The Mycolicibacterium duvalii DNA window GGATGATGGTGGTCTGGCTGATCTGGATGCGCAACCGCTCGCGCAGGCTGTCCGGGGCGCGTTCCCCGCTGCACTTCACGGCGATCAGACGCTTGACGCGCTCCTCGATGCCGTAATGCCGCAGGCAGGCCGGGCAGTCTTCGAGGTGCTGGCGCAGCTTGTCGCGGGTCTCGTCGGTGCATTCGCCGTCGAGCAACGTCCAGACCTCGGCGATCACCGCGGCGCACTCCGGATGTTCGG harbors:
- the rsrA gene encoding mycothiol system anti-sigma-R factor, which translates into the protein MSEHEVPPGEGQAEERWRPPVGPVDPEHPECAAVIAEVWTLLDGECTDETRDKLRQHLEDCPACLRHYGIEERVKRLIAVKCSGERAPDSLRERLRIQISQTTIIRRG